From a region of the Posidoniimonas corsicana genome:
- a CDS encoding alpha-hydroxy acid oxidase, whose translation MSEIQKAGTLQKLLKPCHDATVRRWTQRLDKCFTISDLKSLFEKRIPPVVGDYFLGGASDERTLRENEAAFERTRFAPNYGIRYDSIDTSTTVAGTKVSMPIIAAPVGSLRTVWPHGEAVAAKAVGEAGTICTLSTLTGTRLEEVRAASPHDCWFQLYLVGGQEVATKAIERAKKAGYTALVLTIDTPVAGLRYRDMRNGSSQAINGGLLQKMRFAPQMSRHLSWLTSYYHDGGLMDFPNIELPGGEPMPYADIGNQLQKAAVTWDDIQWIRDAWQGPIIVKGVHTLHDAQKAADVGAAAIVVSNHGGRQLDRVLPTLDALREIAPHMKDRNIDVLMDGGIRSGGDVAIAIARGAKAVLIGRAYTFGLGTAGHAGVSKAFSILRSELEHTMRQLGCASLAELDESYLRDSRV comes from the coding sequence ATGAGTGAGATCCAGAAAGCCGGCACGCTCCAAAAACTGCTCAAGCCATGCCACGACGCCACCGTGCGTCGGTGGACCCAACGCCTCGACAAGTGCTTCACGATTAGCGACCTCAAGTCGCTGTTCGAGAAGCGGATCCCGCCTGTGGTGGGCGACTATTTCTTGGGCGGCGCGAGTGACGAGCGGACGCTGCGAGAAAACGAAGCCGCTTTCGAGCGCACCCGCTTCGCACCCAACTACGGGATCCGCTACGACTCGATCGACACCAGCACCACGGTGGCCGGGACCAAGGTCAGCATGCCCATCATCGCCGCGCCGGTGGGCAGCCTCCGCACCGTGTGGCCCCACGGCGAGGCGGTCGCCGCCAAGGCGGTGGGCGAAGCGGGCACGATCTGCACCCTGTCGACGCTGACCGGTACCAGGCTGGAAGAGGTTCGGGCCGCTTCGCCGCACGACTGCTGGTTCCAGCTCTATCTTGTGGGCGGGCAAGAGGTTGCGACCAAAGCGATCGAGCGTGCGAAGAAGGCCGGCTACACGGCGCTGGTGCTGACGATCGACACCCCGGTGGCCGGCCTGAGGTACCGCGACATGCGGAACGGCTCGTCCCAAGCGATCAACGGGGGCCTGCTGCAGAAGATGCGGTTCGCGCCGCAGATGAGCCGGCACCTTTCGTGGCTGACCAGCTACTACCACGACGGCGGGCTGATGGACTTCCCCAACATCGAGTTGCCGGGAGGCGAGCCTATGCCGTACGCGGACATCGGCAATCAGCTGCAGAAGGCCGCCGTCACTTGGGACGATATCCAATGGATCCGCGACGCCTGGCAGGGCCCGATCATCGTCAAGGGCGTGCACACCCTCCACGACGCGCAAAAGGCGGCCGACGTCGGCGCCGCCGCAATCGTGGTGTCGAACCATGGCGGGCGGCAGCTCGACCGGGTGCTGCCCACGCTCGACGCGCTCCGGGAGATCGCACCGCACATGAAGGACCGGAACATCGATGTCCTCATGGACGGTGGAATCCGGTCCGGAGGCGACGTGGCGATCGCAATCGCCAGGGGGGCAAAAGCGGTCCTGATCGGCCGCGCCTACACGTTCGGCCTCGGCACAGCCGGACACGCCGGCGTGAGCAAGGCGTTCAGCATCCTGCGGTCAGAACTCGAGCACACCATGCGCCAACTCGGGTGCGCGAGCCTTGCCGAGCTCGACGAATCGTACCTGCGTGACAGCCGCGTGTAG
- a CDS encoding DeoR/GlpR family DNA-binding transcription regulator has product MTQEAATQSTTPTTPLPQERHDQIIGLLEKQGSVRVAKLAERFSVAEETIRRDLERLGEAGLLVRTHGGALRIRDDRQDAPIAVRRTTNAAQKRAIAAVAVPLVQEGETIALDSSSTALELASALPDIPLTVVTNSLDAVRVLAARTHITATLTGGELAPESRSLLGPIAEGTLRQFAFDKVFFSCKAIDPRRGLSEASVAHASLKRWLLDLADASVLLADHSKFGVRSVSFFGMLTEVGTLVTDDQTNQDFLGPLEAAGVQTLIAAPSGANAGP; this is encoded by the coding sequence ATGACTCAAGAAGCCGCCACCCAGTCCACCACGCCTACTACGCCGCTACCCCAGGAACGCCACGACCAGATCATCGGCCTGCTCGAGAAGCAGGGCTCGGTGCGTGTCGCTAAGCTGGCGGAGCGGTTCTCTGTCGCCGAGGAGACCATCCGGCGCGACCTGGAACGCTTGGGTGAAGCCGGCCTGCTGGTCCGCACCCACGGCGGGGCCCTCCGCATCCGTGACGACCGCCAGGATGCGCCGATCGCGGTGCGGCGGACCACCAACGCCGCTCAAAAGCGGGCGATTGCCGCGGTTGCGGTTCCCCTTGTTCAAGAGGGCGAGACCATCGCCCTCGACTCCTCCAGCACTGCGCTCGAGCTCGCCAGCGCGTTGCCCGACATCCCACTGACGGTGGTGACCAACTCGCTCGACGCGGTCCGGGTGCTCGCCGCGCGGACTCACATTACGGCCACACTGACAGGCGGAGAACTGGCGCCCGAGTCACGGTCGCTTCTGGGGCCGATCGCCGAGGGCACGCTCCGCCAGTTCGCCTTCGACAAGGTGTTCTTCTCCTGCAAGGCCATCGACCCGCGCCGCGGGCTGAGCGAGGCGAGCGTCGCGCACGCGTCGCTCAAGCGGTGGCTGCTGGACCTGGCGGACGCGTCGGTGCTGCTGGCCGACCACAGCAAATTCGGCGTGCGCTCGGTCTCTTTCTTCGGCATGCTGACAGAGGTCGGCACGCTGGTCACCGATGACCAGACCAACCAGGACTTCCTCGGGCCGCTCGAAGCCGCCGGGGTGCAGACGCTCATCGCGGCGCCGTCGGGCGCCAACGCCGGTCCGTAA